The proteins below come from a single Miscanthus floridulus cultivar M001 chromosome 1, ASM1932011v1, whole genome shotgun sequence genomic window:
- the LOC136503689 gene encoding heptahelical transmembrane protein ADIPOR3, protein MAATAAEEAEWEEEGKQGMRKRKRYGLVEYRALPPYLRDNEYIHRHYRCEWPLPQVLLSAFSIHNETLNVWTHLIGFFIFLALTIYTATQVPNVVDIQSLQHLPDVLRKADIHKIQAELVSCLPSLPHLSDLQKLKDELKSSWNSMEVLPSLSRWHLLELLASCLPHRFTHPNETSLSVLQSMKEDLANLIAPQLITPIARWPFYAFLGGVMFCLLASSTCHLLSCHSRRLAYIMLRLDYAGIAALIATSFYPPVYYSFMCYPFFCNMYLSFITILGVATIAFSLLPVFQNPEFRTIRACLFFGMGASGVIPVLHKLVLFWHQPEALHTTGYEVLMGLFYGLGALVYATRVPERWMPGKFDIAGHSHQLFHVLVVAGAYTHYHAGLLYLKWRDVQGC, encoded by the exons ATGGCCgcgacggcggcggaggaggcggagtgggaggaggaggggaagcaggggatgaggaagaggaagcgCTACGGGCTGGTGGAGTACCGGGCGCTGCCGCCCTACCTGCGGGACAACGAGTACATCCACCGCCACTACCGCTGCGAGTGGCCGCTCCCGCAGGTGCTGCTCTCCGCCTTCTCTATCCACAACGAGACCCTCAACGTCTGGAC GCATCTTATTGGATTTTTCATCTTTCTCGCTCTGACCATATACACAGCAACACAAGTTCCAAATGTAGTAGATATTCAGAGCTTGCAGCATTTGCCGGATGTGCTGAGAAAGGCTGATATTCATAAGATTCAGGCGGAGCTTGTGTCATGTCTTCCATCGTTACCTCACCTTTCGGATCTACAAAAGCTGAAGGATGAGCTGAAGAGCTCTTGGAATTCTATGGAGGTTCTTCCATCTCTGTCCCGTTGGCATCTCTTGGAGTTACTCGCAAGTTGTTTGCCACACAGATTTACCCATCCCAATGAAACAAGTTTGTCTGTTCTT CAAAGCATGAAGGAGGATCTAGCAAACCTGATTGCGCCGCAACTGATCACACCAATTGCGCGGTGGCCATTCTATGCCTTCTTGGGAGGAGTCATGTTCTGCCTTCTCGCCAGCAGTACTTGCCACCTTCTCTCCTGTCATTCTCGCCGCCTAGCGTACATTATGCTTCGGCTTGATTACGCAGGCATTGCAGCTCTAATTGCCACATCCTTCTACCCTCCAGTATACTATTCTTTCATGTGTTATCCCTTCTTTTGCAACATGTACCTCAGTTTCATAACCATCCTAGGAGTGGCAACTATCGCATTCTCTCTACTTCCTGTCTTCCAGAACCCCGAGTTCAGAACCATCAGAGCATGCCTCTTCTTTGGCATGGGTGCATCCGGTGTGATACCTGTTCTTCATAAGCTGGTCCTCTTCTGGCACCAACCGGAGGCATTGCACACGACCGGATATGAAGTTCTGATGGGGCTCTTCTATGGGCTGGGAGCACTGGTATATGCGACCCGGGTACCTGAGCGCTGGATGCCTGGGAAGTTTGACATCGCCGGGCACAGCCACCAGTTGTTCCACGTCTTGGTTGTTGCCGGAGCCTACACACACTACCACGCAGGGCTGCTGTACCTCAAGTGGAGAGACGTGCAGGGCTGCTGA
- the LOC136503699 gene encoding calcium uniporter protein 2, mitochondrial-like translates to MAFHRTMARCLWAGKNAAASGAGAAIPTPPAPHPPARRSLPAVNDCPTLAFLRPKPTAVGYATATVPLPAHCFPALPVGDHLFHRLQLDGLLPPVSTTTRPPPEHAGVTVEQARKVARAAEMEVARERLRSNAQTVVSGSEFAALCVDIAGGVEGGRRLGRALDESGGVIVLGDAVFLRPDMVAKAIGSILPGKQQLQQAPRAGDGSEARKRELEAMEAQKAAIDADAAAAVRRELWCGLGLLATQTLGFMRLTFWELSWDVMEPVCFYVTSLYFMSGYAFFMRTATEPSFEGFFRSRFASKQRRLMRARGFNVHRYNALRKGKGLVPLGDPDACRHVSHVQ, encoded by the exons ATGGCGTTCCACAGAACAATGGCACGGTGCCTATGGGCAGGCAAGAACGCGGCCGctagcggcgcgggcgcggccatTCCCACGCCTCCCGCTCCCCATCCCCCGGCACGGCGGTCTCTGCCGGCCGTGAACGACTGCCCGACGCTCGCATTCCTGCGGCCGAAGCCGACCGCGGTCGGGTACGCCACGGCGACCGTCCCGCTCCCGGCGCACTGCTTCCCCGCCCTCCCCGTCGGCGACCACCTCTTCCACCGCCTCCAGCTCGATGGCCTTCTCCCTCCCGTGAGCACGACGACGCGGCCGCCGCCGGAGCATGCGGGCGTGACGGTGGAGCAGGCGAGGAAGGTGGCGAGGGCGGCCGAGATGGAGGTGGCGCGGGAGAGGCTGAGGTCCAACGCCCAGACCGTCGTGTCCGGCTCGGAATTCGCCGCGCTCTGCGTCGACATTGCCGGCGGCGTCGAGGGCGGCCGCAGGCTGGGCCGTGCGCTCGACGAGTCCGGCGGCGTCATCGTCCTCGGCGACGCCGTCTTCCTCCGCCCCGACATG GTCGCGAAGGCCATCGGAAGCATCCTCCCGGGGAaacagcagctgcagcaggcgcCGCGCGCCGGAGACGGGAGCGAGGCGCGCAAGCGCGAGCTGGAGGCCATGGAGGCGCAGAAGGCGGCGATCGACGCggacgcggccgcggcggtgCGGCGCGAGCTGTGGTGCGGGCTGGGCCTGCTGGCGACGCAGACGCTGGGGTTCATGCGGCTCACCTTCTGGGAGCTGTCGTGGGACGTGATGGAGCCGGTGTGCTTCTACGTCACGTCGCTCTACTTCATGTCCGGCTACGCCTTCTTCATGCGCACCGCCACGGAGCCGTCCTTCGAGGGCTTCTTCCGGAGCCGCTTCGCGTCCAAGCAGCGCCGCCTCATGCGCGCGCGCGGGTTCAACGTCCACCGCTACAACGCCCTGCGGAAGGGGAAGGGGCTCGTTCCTCTCGGCGACCCCGACGCGTGTAGGCACGTCAGCCATGTACAATAG
- the LOC136503709 gene encoding pathogenesis-related thaumatin-like protein 3.5 — protein MGAIRFASLLLLVGAIWLQAKFGAEAAGTTVFTLHNNCTQTIWPATLSGNSAAAVGGGGFELSPDATVSFPAPAGWSGRLWARTGCVASPSPSPSPSPSSPSRLSCATGDCSGAASCSLGGAPPVTLAEFTLGGADGKDFYDVSLVDGYNVGVGVAATGARVNHATCGYAGCVGDVNALCPPELQMSGTNKTAAGGGGKGEGAPTVACRSACEAFGTAEYCCTGAHGGPSTCGPTKYSRLFKAACPAAYSYAYDDPTSTFTCGTGAQYLVTFCPGHQ, from the exons ATGGGAGCCATTCGATTTGCAAGCCTTCTACTCCTTGTCG GGGCAATTTGGTTACAGGCGAAGTTTGGTGCCGAGGCAGCCGGCACGACGGTGTTCACGCTGCACAACAACTGCACCCAGACGATCTGGCCGGCCACATTGTCCGGGAACAGCGCGGCGGCCGTCGGGGGCGGGGGCTTCGAGCTGTCGCCCGACGCCACAGTCTCGTTCCCGGCCCCGGCAGGCTGGTCGGGCCGCCTCTGGGCGCGCACGGGCTGCgtcgcgtcgccgtcgccgtcgccgtccccgtccccgtcctccCCCTCCCGGCTCTCGTGCGCCACGGGCGACTGCAGCGGCGCCGCGAGCTGCTCCCTCGGCGGGGCGCCCCCCGTCACGCTGGCGGAGTTCACCCTGGGCGGCGCCGACGGCAAGGACTTCTACGACGTGAGCCTGGTGGACGGGTacaacgtcggcgtcggcgtggcGGCGACGGGCGCCAGGGTGAACCACGCGACGTGCGGGTACGCCGGCTGCGTCGGGGACGTGAACGCGCTGTGCCCGCCCGAGCTGCAGATGTCCGGGACGAATAAGACCGCGGCGGGAGGGGGAGGGAAAGGGGAGGGGGCGCCGACGGTGGCGTGCCGGAGCGCGTGCGAGGCGTTCGGGACGGCCGAGTACTGCTGCACGGGCGCGCACGGCGGGCCGAGCACCTGCGGGCCGACCAAGTACTCGAGGCTGTTCAAGGCGGCGTGCCCCGCGGCCTACAGCTACGCGTACGACGACCCCACCAGCACCTTCACCTGCGGCACCGGCGCGCAGTACCTCGTCACCTTCTGCCCGGGCCACCAGTAG
- the LOC136503720 gene encoding LOW QUALITY PROTEIN: serine/threonine receptor-like kinase NFP (The sequence of the model RefSeq protein was modified relative to this genomic sequence to represent the inferred CDS: deleted 2 bases in 1 codon), producing the protein MSATLWSLIKRPSPHCFTTSFSQGAHRKAARERDTDTESEMEPRHFCCALLLLLLGFRRTGAQDNTNYTVPAQFVCNVSSPSCDTYVVYRTQSPGFQDLGSISDLFGTSQARIASANSLSSEDGVLQPGQPLLVPVSRCGCTGGWSFANVTYPIRQGDTFFNLARVSYENLTVYQLIENLNPGSVPTSLQVGQEVTVPLFCRCPARAERSSFITYVWQPGDTMSQVSKLMNATEDEIAEANNVTSSSASASLVGQPMLIPVQQRPRLPPLLYAASAGDGKSRWRPRAVIIGASVSGSLVALAALFLAILAHRRYGKKPSMRLGSRFAGNTKLSWSRNQYGHDSSNSFAQHMMKGGKLLTGVSQFIDKPIIFVEEEIVEATMNLDERCKIGSTYYRAKLDGEVFAVKPAKGDVSAELKMMQMVNHANLIKLAGISIGADGDYAFLVYEFAEKGSLDKWLYQKPPSALPSSSCSTVATLSWGQRLSIALDVANGLLYMHEHTQPSMVHGDIRARNILLTADFRAKISSFSLAKPATADAAATSSDVFAFGLLLLELLSGRRAMEARVGSEIGMLWREIHGVLDAGDKREAKLTKWMDPALGSEYHMDAALSLAAMARACTEDDAARRPNMTEVVFSLSVLVQPLSVADGFEKMWQPNSDDNIRMASSVSAR; encoded by the exons ATGTCAGCTACTCTGTGGAGTTTAATCAAGCGGCCATCGCCTCACTGCTTCACAACCTCATTTAGCCAAGGAGCTCACAGAAAAGCAGCCCGTGAG CGTGACACCGACACCGAGAGCGAAATGGAACCCCGCCATTTCTGCTGCGCTTTGCTGCTTCTCCTCCTCGGCTTCCGGCGAACCGGTGCCCAGGACAACACAAACTACACCGTCCCCGCGCAATTCGTCTGTAACGTGTCGTCGCCGTCGTGCGACACGTACGTCGTGTACCGGACGCAGTCCCCGGGGTTCCAGGACCTCGGCAGCATCTCGGACCTCTTCGGCACGAGCCAGGCCCGGATCGCCAGCGCCAACAGTCTCAGCTCCGAGGACGGCGTGCTGCAGCCAGGCCAGCCGCTGCTCGTGCCCGTCAGCAGGTGCGGCTGCACGGGCGGCTGGTCCTTCGCCAACGTCACGTACCCGATCCGGCAGGGCGACACCTTCTTCAACCTCGCCAGAGTCTCCTACGAGAACCTCACCGTGTACCAACTCATCGAAAATCTGAACCCGGGGTCGGTACCCACTAGTCTACAGGTCGGGCAGGAGGTCACGGTGCCGCTCTTCTGCCGGTGCCCGGCTCGCGCTGAGCGGAGCAGCTTCATCACCTACGTGTGGCAACCAGGGGACACCATGTCCCAGGTGAGCAAGCTGATGAACGCCACCGAGGACGAGATCGCCGAGGCGAACAACGTCACCAGCAGCTCTGCCTCCGCATCCCTCGTGGGGCAGCCGATGCTGATCCCAGTTCAACAACGGCCGCGGCTTCCGCCGCTGCTCTATGCTGCTAGTGCAGGCGACGGCAAGTCCCGGTGGCGACCTCGGGCTGTCATCATAGGCGCCAGCGTCTCGGGgtctctcgtcgcgctcgccgcCTTGTTCCTGGCGATCCTGGCGCACCGAAGGTACGGAAAGAAGCCGTCGATGCGCCTGGGCTCACGGTTCGCGGGGAACACCAAGCTTTCTTGGTCCAGGAACCAATACGGCCATGACAGCAGTAATTCCTTCGCTCAACACATGATGAAAGGAGGGAAGCTGCTCACCGGAGTGTCGCAGTTCATCGACAAGCCCATCATCTTCGTGGAAGAGGAGATCGTGGAGGCCACGATGAACCTTGACGAGCGGTGCAAGATCGGCAGCACGTACTACCGTGCGAAGCTCGACGGGGAGGTGTTTGCGGTGAAGCCAGCGAAAGGCGACGTGTCGGCGGAGTTGAAGATGATGCAGATGGTCAACCACGCCAACCTGATCAAGCTGGCCGGCATATCCATCGGCGCTGACGGGGACTACGCGTTCCTGGTGTACGAGTTCGCCGAGAAGGGCTCGCTCGACAAGTGGCTGTACCAGAAGCCACCGTCCGCGCTGCCATCGTCGTCGTGCTCCACCGTGGCAACTCTCTCGTGGGGCCAGAGGCTGAGCATCGCACTGGACGTCGCCAACGGCTTACTCTACATGCACGAGCACACGCAGCCGAGCATGGTGCACGGCGACATCCGCGCGCGGAACATCCTCCTGACGGCGGATTTCAGGGCCAAGATATCAAGCTTCTCCCTGGCCAAGCCAGCCACGGCCGACGCCGCCGCGACGAGCTCCGACGTGTTCGCCTTCGGGCTGCTGCTCCTGGAGCTCCTTTCCGGCAGGAGGGCGATGGAGGCGCGCGTCGGCTCGGAGATCGGCATGCTGTGGAGGGAGATCCATGGCGTGCTGGACGCCGGCGACAAGAGGGAGGCGAAGCTGACCAAGTGGATGGACCCCGCTCTGGGAAGCGAGTACCACATGGACGCGGCTCTTAGTCTGGCTGCCATGGCGAGGGCCTGCACCGAGGACGACGCGGCGAGGCGGCCGAACATGACCGAGGTCGTGTTCAGCCTCTCCGTGCTGGTGCAGCCGTTGTCAGTGGCCGACGGATTCGAGAAGATGTGGCAACCCAATTCGGACGACAACATTCGGATGGCCAGCTCGGTGTCAGCTCGATAA